One Mercurialis annua linkage group LG3, ddMerAnnu1.2, whole genome shotgun sequence DNA window includes the following coding sequences:
- the LOC126672815 gene encoding uncharacterized protein LOC126672815, whose product MANMNYRQEESISVSSPYFLHPGENPSLVLVSTLLDGGNYHKWYRSMRMALLSKNKFKFVDGSISVRNRDDVSFEIWERCNTMVMSWLYRAVTSTIDESISCLDSAYEIWNDLRDRFSQGDNYRIGDLQEEIYTFQQSNLSITEYYTHLKTLWDELQIYLFVRDNQSSDQSIKFLRGLNENFAHVRSQILMNEVLPPINKVFSLLIQHERQLNNPGRQANSEASIFAAKSSFQNQYETESSYSDGNQLIGYESNINYVRGRGTPVYRGRGTYRPPFNSGFQANKLKMCSYCGYSGHTVEICYRKHGYPPGFQPKYKSDNY is encoded by the exons ATGGCAAACATGAATTACAGGCAAGAAGAATCAATCTCCGTTTCCAGTCCTTATTTTCTGCATCCAGGTGAGAATCCCTCACTTGTTCTAGTTTCAACTTTACTTGATGGAGGTAACTATCATAAGTGGTATAGATCGATGAGAATGGCTTTATTGTCAAAGAATAAGTTCAAATTTGTAGATGGATCTATTTCAGTTCGAAATAGAGATGATGTTTCTTTTGAAATCTGGGAGAGATGTAATACTATGGTGATGTCTTGGCTTTATAGAGCAGTTACAAGTACCATTGATGAGAGCATTTCTTGTTTAGATTCAGCTTATGAGATATGGAATGATTTGAGAGATAGATTTTCACAGGGAGATAATTACAGAATAGGTGATTTGCAGGAAGAGATTTACACATTTCAACAAAGTAATTTGTCAATTACTGAGTACTACACTCATCTCAAGACTCTGTGGGATGAATTACAGATTTACCTATTT GTAAGGGACAATCAATCAAGTGATCAGTCTATTAAGTTTCTGAGAGGTCTCAATGAAAACTTTGCTCATGTGAGATCTCAAATACTGATGAATGAGGTATTGCCTCCCATTAACAAGGTATTTTCACTTTTGATTCAACATGAGAGACAATTGAACAATCCTGGAAGGCAAGCTAATTCTGAGGCTAGTATTTTTGCTGCAAAATCTAGCTTCCAGAATCAATATGAAACTGAGTCCAGTTACTCTGATGGAAATCAGTTGATTGGATATGAGTCCAACATCAATTATGTGAGAGGAAGAGGTACACCAGTTTATAGGGGAAGAGGCACCTATAGACCACCTTTTAATAGTGGTTTTCAAGCAAATAAGTTGAAAATGTGTTCATATTGTGGCTACAGTGGACACACAGTTGAGATTTGTTACAGGAAGCATGGGTACCCTCCAGGATTTCAACCTAAATACAAATCAGATAATTATTGA